One Penicillium oxalicum strain HP7-1 chromosome III, whole genome shotgun sequence genomic region harbors:
- a CDS encoding PAN2-PAN3 deadenylation complex subunit PAN3 — protein MASSSKPPLDDTRRTTGSPKMKTRGCAFNHDPLKVNTANQADNKKRFNVDSPSFTPSILSSNGTPVPKKSTTISPKAASAAPFQPRVSVASRSNTSTPTGRTELGSADWTVADVQEFVPQGFDGAHVSALQGNGNGIHTSASFDPFVTTSTPLSATGGVGSVSTNPYTHDPTGALTGGAFFANGGGFQQPVQYHLYAPIGPHNQNTLAYQRNVHDLFLANDFREELQKKSAATLQTLPNTTLPAQVDYFHSLVPLDLSHQKNAATFGYPSWVYKAQSSKDGNFYALRRLEGFRLTNEKAIRSVQAWKRVCSGSIVTIHDAFTSRSFQDSSLIFVTDYHPLSKTLAEQHLGAGNRFQGRQNNTHIPEQILWGYMTQIANALKTLHSNSLAARVLEASKVLLTGKNRIRLNGCAILDVVQFDSQRTVADLQRQDLVNFGQLMVTLGANSPNVMHNPTKAMEHFTRAYSPQLKNSVFWLLNGLQKDQDRTIDVFITGISSQLMSTFDSALHLDDQLTSDLSRELENGRLVRLMTKLNFINERPEYEHDRQWAETGERYFLKIFRDYVFHQVDNSGDAVVDLGHVLSCLNKLDAGSDEKITLISRDEQSCFIVSYKEVKKALESSFQALMKPTRRAH, from the exons ATGGCCTCATCCAGCAAACCACCCCTAGACGATACCCGTCGTACGACGGGATCGCCAAAGATGAAGACTCGGG GTTGCGCATTCAACCATGACCCTCTGAAAGTGAATACTGCAAACCAAGCAGACAA CAAGAAACGATTCAACGTGGACTCACCAAGCTTCACTCCATCCATCCTGTCCAGCAATGGAACTCCTGTACCCAAAAAGTCAACCACTATTTCTCCGAAGGCTGCTAGTGCAGCACCATTTCAGCCTCGTGTCTCGGTGGCATCGC GGTCCAATACGAGTACTCCGACGGGACGAACAGAATTGGGGAGTGCCGACTGGACGGTAGCTGATGTCCAAGAGTTTGTTCCTCAAGGATTTGACGGGGCTCATGTG AGTGCCCTTCAGGGGAATGGAAATGGTATTCATACCTCGGCGTCCTTCGATCCATTCGTGACGACCTCGACTCCTCTATCCGCCACCGGAGGTGTCGGCTCAGTCTCGACCAACCCTTACACCCACGACCCCACTGGTGCACTCACAGGCGGTGCCTTCTTCGCAAACGGGGGAGGGTTCCAGCAGCCA GTCCAATACCACCTTTATGCTCCTATCGGTCCTCATAACCAGAACACCTTGGCCTACCAGCGCAACGTCCATGATCTTTTCCTCGCCAACGATTTCCGTGAAGAACTGCAAAAGAAGTCCGCAGCTACTCTGCAAACACTCCCGA ATACGACGCTTCCTGCTCAGGTTGACTATTTTCACTCTCTCGTGCCGCTGGATCTAAGCCATCAAAAGAATGCCGCGACCTTTGGATACCCCAGCTGGGTATACAAAGCCCAGTCCAGCAAAGACGGCAACTTCTACGCTCTGCGAAGACTTGAAG GCTTCCGCTTGACCAACGAGAAAGCGATTCGGTCTGTCCAAGCGTGGAAGCGTGTCTGTAGTGGCAGTATCGTCACTATTCACGATGCCTTCACCAGTCGCAGCTTCCAGGACAGTTCTCTGATCTTTGTGACGGATTACCACCCTCTGTCCAAGACGCTCGCAGAGCAACATTTGGGTGCTGGCAACCGCTTTCAAGGTCGCCAGAATAACACCCATATTCCCGAGCAAATACTGTGGGGTTATATGACGCAAATAGCCAATGCACTCAAGACTCTCCACTCGAACAGCCTTGCGGCTCGCGTTCTGGAAGCTAGCAAGGTGTTATTGACGGGAAAGAATAGGATCCGCTTAAATGGCTGCGCTATCCTCGATGTGGTGCAATTTGATTCCCAGCGAACAGTGGCAGATCTTCAAAGACAAGATCTCGTCAACTTTGGCCAGCTAATGGTCACGTTGGGTGCCAACTCACCTAATGTGATGCACAACCCAACAAAGGCGATGGAGCATTTTACTCGAGCATACAGCCCTCAATTGAAGAACTCTGTGTTTTGGCTGTTGAATGGACTGCAGAAGGACCAGGATCGGACCATCGACGTGTTCATCACCGGGATATCCTCCCAATTGATGTCCACCTTTGACTCGGCGCTTCATTTGGATGACCAGCTCACGTCGGACCTGAGCCGTGAATTGGAGAATGGCCGCTTGGTGCGTCTCATGACCAAGTTGAATTTTATCAATGAGCGTCCGGAATATGAACACGACCGACAATGGGCCGAGACGGGTGAGCGTTActtcttgaagatcttccGAGACTACGTGTTTCACCAGGTGGACAACTCTGGAGATGCTGTTGTTGATTTGGGCCATGTCCTGTCGTGTCTCAATAAGCTCGACGCCGGGTCGGACGAGAAGATCACCCTCATCAGCCGGGATGAACAGAGCTGCTTCATCGTCAGCTACAAGGAAGTTAAAAAGGCCCTGGAGTCCTCCTTCCAAGCTTTGATGAAGCCAACCAGAAGAGCTCACTAG